From a region of the Marinomonas mediterranea MMB-1 genome:
- a CDS encoding immunoglobulin-like domain-containing protein, whose translation MTVTLSNGETITIADGETQGTVDVVVAADEDVYVDADSISASISGATGGNFENLVVDSTPATTQITDTTDDTTVSLSATGSITEAGGTVTYTAELTSAAEGDVTVTLSNGETITIADGETQGTVDVVVAADEDVYVDADSISASISGATGGNFENLVVDSTPATTQITDTTDDTTVTLTTSDVNEDAASVTFTATLSNAAETEVTITTDQGDIVIAAGETTGTLVVDIDETDISNGSISSSVESVSGGNFEAVDFSSATATAQIFDITPTEAPGVTITEDANDDGLISAAELDGQVNVTISLTDTGALEGDTLTVNGTDIVLTAAQITAGEVLTAVDAPAEGATLTVEATITDAAGNVSEPGTDSAVLDTTAAGAPGVTITEDANDDGLISAAELDGQVNVTISLTDTGALEGDTLTVNGTDIVLTAAQITAGEVLTAVDAPAEGATLTVEATITDAAGNVSEPGTDSAVLDTTAAGAPGVTITEDANDDGLISAAELDGQVNVTISLTDTGAVEGDTLTVNGTDIVLTAAQITAGEVLTAVDAPAEGATLTVEATITDAAGNVSEPGTDSAVLDTTATAGTVTVDDITADDVINAAEAATTVSVTGNATGGDIKSGDTVTLEINGETYTTTVGADGSWSVGVAGSDLAADTSFNAVVTSSDDAGNTVDSIGSSTHSVDLTSNASIDVDIITPDKIINSFESAEGVLVPITGWVSGDAQPGDTVTITLDGVEIGTAQVSEEQDDQGRYLYEVDVLGSDLAGTNLANPFITATVSGTDEAGNSFEASSTEIYKVDLFADVDAFVQDPSGDSIISFDEQGNVKVGGWVEAGGDVQSITITDSEGNQVTITEGISTEDDSGYVYFESLVDVGSLTDGTLNIVINVTDGAGNEGQSETLHIEKDTGIATPSISFESTGDDDVYNAAELGDNGTVTATISVAGSQVGDTLTYSVNGGASVTVTLDQDDIDNGVAVEVSPEDSITATASDTAGNTSTQASATAPAADSDIATPTISIAGDINEDGVYNAVELGQDGTVTATISVTGSQVGDTLTYSVDGGSSVTVTLDQDDIDNGVAVEVSPEDTIIATLSDEAGNTSDSVSATALAADTEVATPTIAIAGDSNEDGVYNAEELGEDGTVTATISVTGSQVGDTLTYSVNNGDLVTVELTAALIDSGIEVEVSPEDTITATLSDEAGNTSDSASATALAADTSVEPPVITNITDDSAGSDYSTVTLHGTGEAGATVTLWVIANSTNSGNDTQTGEYTELSEVTTTVSEDGTWSLDVSNLSDVPVNDNEFFKAVQTDEAGNTSDFSNTAHYWHGTWSGISAEADDDYVMTGSGNDSITINSDDVNNALTVDGGAGTDTVIFKNFDADQATFVLDDNGNLQITRGDTSDVVLLIDVENVKIDGTTYTVDELFTPIVEITEDTNNDGYISSSELSGEINVSITLPIGAQEGNTLTVNGVAITLTATHIAAGLISTTVSEPAEGETVTVTATLTDNQGNVSESGQDSAILDTSVSQPTVSIDSDSDTGSSNTDGVTNDTTPTFNISGIDADVSSVELFDGTNKLGDAQFVDGNWTFTPSSEMADGSHDITVVATDAVGNINSSETLSIDIGGISAQDETVTTEEDNAITIDVLANDSDLDGDALSIDAAELTSGQGSVEIVDGKVVFTPAANFNGEATISYTVTDSNGETATAETTVNVTAVDDETVLTLNAVEVTEDSTVAGDTVATFSASDEDDTVTVGFTPGTNDDGYYAIDGTNVVLTPAGEAYLDAGNELPEISLTTSGSDTDKTATATPTTNLVDDETVLTLNAVEVTEDSTVAGDTVATFSASDEDDTVTVGFTPGTNDDGYYAIDGTNVVLTPAGEAYLDAGNELPEISLTTSGSDTDKTATATPTTNLVDDETVLTLNAVEVTEDSTVAGDTVATFSASDEDDTVTVGFTPGTNDDGYYAIDGTNVVLTPAGEAYLDAGNELPEISLTTSGSDTDKTATTTPTTNLVDDETVLTLNAVEVTEDSTVAGDTVATFSASDEDDTVTVGFTPGTNDDGYYAIDGTNVVLTPAGEAYLDAGNELPEISLTTSGSDTDKTATATPTTNLVDDASELTADSNSAQEDTSITVSSANGVLANDSDEDSVLEIASFSVNGQNASAGSTLTIAGVGTLTIEASGAYEFTPVDDWSGTVPQVTYTTNTGSDSTLDLNITPVADAPSLTVTLGDATSGGSTDTTLDANNVSDLGKNTNNEDVETRTFDFGSENAGKTVTLSFDSVISGGWESSGTYADSYEVSSNGELLESFTYSQSNGSSQSQSNTYTVQLDSDGKVAIEFNVDSTGSDEEVDISNIQATLTSSSDTLYPLTISAAQTDADGSETLTYSIAALPDGVTLQDQNGDTIEPNQDGSYTLVESQLSGLNVAVEEDVSTDVDIAVTVTSSEGGSSAVTTETVTVPAGNDAPTIELETGADSVSVSEEGLAEGNADTTGNTDSTNTVTATGNFTVSDENDDSLTVSLVAPTGSYTSNGEAIVWSTNDEGDLVGSANGETILTVSLGDVTNGSGSYTVTLSGSLDHSDTSSEDVESIQFGIKVSDGTETTTQSVTVNVEDDAPDSVTTTASLELGNSAASSFAVSSIEGGLTSSSFTSAYNSNTDQTNTDSDSLVDVVEWGDNHDTSKYSLSDSADQSEESVGENFVIGEFTHVNKEVSSSYSTLDTTTMTYTFDIVIDGVTKSVTLEVELDHTETSNSGGSDADTVVMGTLPSTQVEVNGVTYDVSLSGFKESSGNIVTSLSTAENASQTASVVANVSVASGSSESNDVLTGTLTVDAGADGGAVTAATTEDTNGTLVVNADGSYTYTPSETLTSSLGSGETTTVSYSYSVVDSDGDTSTNTLEITVTGSEATTSTSSGLSAEFYNYSGYGDYGNTDSISEAVSIISDASEPNATFVATEVNYTKSDGDLGAWGNLEDWIGDDSSSLTYNDQQHTGDAVVKMTGSVSLDAGTYTIKVTADDGYQIKIDGEVVAVYDSNQGTTSRYATFTIDDSGTHDIEIVYWDQGGQYTLAVELADESGNYEYLGSDAYPTSHESSSTVTDTGSDSDSSTVVDGTDVDSLEDRINEINDIDRVQSKHGSIQGSDADEDLRGYGGDNWSSKDYIDGGDGDDVLIGGGHKDTLIGGDGDDYLLGGLTTGEDWKTDTLTGGEGDDVFILTDHGQANGWNDYADDLITDFNAAEDSLDLTDILDGLDDAPNSNADTDAISDFLNQHVSVEDGAVKIDGNDVATFGDDSDFDSNQDGSVTSSDSVTIIFNDQEYVINIDG comes from the coding sequence GTGACGGTTACCCTAAGCAATGGTGAGACGATCACGATTGCAGATGGCGAAACTCAAGGCACGGTGGATGTCGTGGTCGCGGCAGACGAAGATGTGTACGTGGATGCGGACAGCATCAGCGCGAGCATTAGCGGAGCGACAGGCGGCAACTTCGAGAACTTGGTGGTTGATAGCACGCCAGCAACGACTCAAATCACAGATACCACAGACGATACGACGGTTAGCCTAAGTGCGACAGGTTCCATCACGGAAGCTGGCGGCACAGTGACTTACACAGCGGAATTAACGTCAGCGGCTGAAGGTGATGTGACGGTTACCCTAAGCAATGGTGAGACGATCACGATTGCAGATGGCGAAACTCAAGGCACGGTGGATGTCGTGGTCGCGGCAGACGAAGATGTGTACGTGGATGCGGACAGCATCAGCGCGAGCATTAGCGGAGCGACAGGCGGCAACTTCGAGAACTTGGTGGTTGATAGCACGCCAGCAACGACTCAAATCACAGATACCACAGACGATACGACGGTTACGTTGACAACCAGCGATGTGAACGAAGACGCGGCGAGCGTGACCTTCACAGCGACCTTGTCGAATGCGGCTGAAACCGAAGTGACCATCACCACGGATCAGGGCGACATCGTGATCGCGGCAGGCGAAACGACTGGCACCTTGGTGGTTGATATAGATGAAACAGATATATCTAATGGAAGTATATCTAGTTCAGTTGAAAGTGTTTCAGGAGGCAACTTCGAAGCCGTGGACTTCAGCTCAGCGACCGCGACGGCACAGATATTCGATATTACTCCAACTGAAGCGCCAGGTGTAACCATCACAGAAGATGCGAACGACGATGGTCTTATCAGTGCGGCAGAGCTTGATGGTCAAGTGAACGTGACGATCTCTCTAACCGATACTGGTGCGCTTGAAGGCGATACTTTGACTGTGAACGGCACGGACATTGTATTGACAGCGGCTCAGATCACAGCAGGTGAAGTGTTGACGGCGGTCGATGCGCCAGCAGAAGGCGCGACGTTAACTGTCGAAGCAACTATTACGGATGCAGCAGGTAATGTCTCTGAACCAGGCACAGACAGTGCGGTACTGGATACTACGGCAGCGGGTGCGCCAGGTGTAACCATCACAGAAGATGCGAACGACGATGGTCTTATCAGTGCGGCAGAGCTTGATGGTCAAGTGAATGTGACGATCTCTCTAACCGATACTGGTGCGCTTGAAGGCGATACTTTGACTGTGAACGGCACGGACATTGTATTGACAGCGGCTCAGATCACAGCAGGTGAAGTGTTGACGGCGGTCGATGCGCCAGCAGAAGGCGCGACGTTAACTGTCGAAGCAACTATTACGGATGCAGCAGGTAATGTCTCTGAACCAGGCACAGACAGTGCGGTACTGGATACTACGGCAGCGGGTGCGCCAGGTGTAACCATCACAGAAGATGCGAATGACGATGGCCTTATCAGCGCAGCAGAGCTTGATGGTCAAGTGAACGTGACGATCTCTCTAACCGATACTGGTGCGGTAGAAGGCGATACTTTGACTGTGAACGGCACGGACATTGTATTGACAGCGGCTCAGATCACAGCAGGTGAAGTGTTGACGGCGGTCGATGCGCCAGCAGAAGGCGCGACGTTAACTGTCGAAGCAACTATTACGGATGCAGCAGGTAATGTCTCTGAACCAGGCACAGACAGTGCGGTACTGGATACTACGGCAACAGCCGGTACGGTGACGGTTGACGACATCACAGCAGACGATGTGATCAATGCAGCCGAAGCGGCTACTACAGTGTCTGTAACGGGTAACGCAACAGGTGGTGACATCAAGTCTGGCGATACCGTTACTCTTGAAATCAACGGCGAGACTTACACAACGACAGTCGGCGCAGATGGCTCTTGGTCTGTGGGTGTGGCAGGTTCTGATCTTGCAGCGGATACCTCGTTCAATGCGGTTGTGACGTCTAGCGATGATGCAGGTAACACAGTCGACTCCATTGGCTCGTCAACTCATAGCGTTGATTTGACATCTAATGCGAGCATAGATGTTGACATCATTACACCGGATAAGATTATTAACTCATTCGAGTCTGCAGAGGGTGTGCTTGTTCCTATTACAGGTTGGGTATCTGGCGACGCTCAGCCTGGTGATACAGTTACAATTACCTTAGATGGCGTTGAAATCGGCACAGCTCAAGTCAGCGAAGAACAGGATGATCAAGGTCGATACTTATATGAGGTTGATGTTCTAGGGTCGGATCTAGCAGGCACGAACTTAGCTAACCCGTTTATTACAGCTACCGTCAGTGGTACTGATGAAGCGGGTAACTCTTTCGAAGCGAGCAGCACTGAAATTTATAAAGTTGATTTGTTTGCTGATGTTGATGCTTTTGTACAAGACCCGAGCGGTGATTCAATTATTAGCTTCGACGAGCAAGGTAACGTGAAAGTTGGAGGCTGGGTTGAAGCTGGAGGTGATGTTCAGTCTATTACGATAACTGACTCCGAAGGTAATCAAGTTACGATTACGGAAGGTATTTCTACAGAAGATGATAGCGGTTACGTGTATTTTGAGTCTTTGGTTGATGTTGGCTCGTTAACTGATGGAACACTCAATATTGTTATCAACGTAACAGATGGCGCTGGAAATGAAGGACAGTCTGAAACATTACATATTGAGAAAGACACTGGTATTGCTACACCATCAATCTCATTTGAAAGTACAGGAGATGATGATGTTTACAATGCCGCTGAGCTTGGTGACAACGGAACGGTTACGGCCACTATTTCGGTAGCGGGTTCTCAAGTGGGCGACACCCTAACTTACAGCGTCAACGGTGGCGCTAGTGTGACAGTGACGTTGGATCAGGATGACATTGATAACGGTGTTGCAGTTGAAGTGTCTCCAGAAGACTCGATTACTGCGACAGCATCTGATACAGCAGGCAATACGTCTACTCAAGCAAGCGCAACGGCACCGGCTGCTGACTCGGACATTGCGACACCAACTATCTCTATTGCAGGCGACATCAACGAAGATGGTGTGTACAACGCGGTCGAGCTTGGCCAAGACGGAACAGTTACTGCAACTATCTCGGTAACAGGTTCCCAAGTGGGTGACACCTTGACTTACAGTGTCGATGGTGGCTCTAGTGTGACGGTGACCTTGGATCAAGACGATATTGATAATGGCGTTGCCGTTGAAGTGTCTCCAGAAGATACAATCATTGCGACTTTGTCTGACGAGGCTGGTAACACTTCCGATTCAGTGAGTGCAACGGCGTTGGCTGCAGATACAGAGGTTGCGACGCCAACGATCGCTATTGCAGGCGATAGTAACGAAGATGGCGTTTACAACGCAGAGGAGCTTGGTGAAGACGGTACGGTCACGGCGACTATTTCAGTCACAGGTTCTCAAGTGGGTGATACCTTGACCTACAGCGTCAACAATGGCGACCTGGTTACAGTTGAACTAACAGCAGCCCTAATCGACAGCGGCATTGAAGTTGAAGTGTCTCCTGAAGACACCATCACAGCGACTTTGTCTGATGAGGCTGGTAATACGTCGGATTCTGCTAGCGCAACTGCATTGGCTGCGGATACTTCAGTAGAGCCTCCAGTTATCACTAATATTACGGATGACTCAGCGGGCTCTGATTACTCAACAGTAACATTACATGGCACGGGTGAAGCCGGTGCAACGGTTACGTTGTGGGTTATTGCTAATTCAACAAATAGCGGTAATGACACTCAAACTGGCGAATATACTGAGCTGTCAGAAGTAACGACGACAGTATCTGAAGATGGTACATGGTCTCTGGATGTCTCGAACTTAAGCGATGTTCCAGTTAACGACAATGAATTCTTTAAAGCGGTACAAACAGACGAAGCTGGTAATACCAGCGACTTCTCTAATACTGCTCACTATTGGCATGGAACATGGAGTGGCATCTCGGCTGAAGCTGACGATGATTATGTTATGACCGGCTCTGGTAATGATTCAATTACCATTAATTCGGATGATGTTAACAACGCATTGACTGTAGATGGTGGGGCGGGAACAGATACTGTTATCTTCAAGAACTTCGATGCTGATCAAGCGACTTTTGTACTTGATGATAATGGCAATCTACAAATTACTCGTGGGGATACGAGTGACGTTGTGCTGCTTATTGATGTTGAGAACGTGAAAATTGATGGAACTACCTATACGGTTGATGAACTCTTTACGCCGATTGTTGAAATTACTGAAGATACAAACAATGATGGATACATCAGTAGTTCTGAGCTTTCAGGCGAGATAAATGTTTCGATTACATTGCCAATAGGTGCACAGGAAGGTAACACGCTTACTGTAAATGGCGTTGCGATCACATTAACTGCAACGCATATCGCAGCGGGCCTTATTTCGACAACGGTATCAGAGCCAGCAGAGGGAGAGACGGTAACAGTCACTGCAACGCTGACTGATAATCAAGGAAATGTTTCTGAGAGTGGGCAAGATTCCGCAATCTTGGATACCTCTGTAAGTCAGCCTACTGTTTCGATTGACTCAGATAGTGATACAGGCTCTTCTAATACCGATGGTGTTACGAATGATACTACGCCAACATTTAATATCTCTGGTATTGATGCTGATGTGTCGTCTGTTGAGTTATTTGATGGCACTAATAAGCTTGGTGATGCTCAGTTTGTTGACGGAAACTGGACGTTCACTCCATCCTCTGAAATGGCAGATGGAAGTCACGATATCACCGTAGTGGCGACAGATGCGGTTGGTAATATCAACAGCTCAGAGACCTTAAGCATTGATATAGGCGGTATTTCCGCTCAGGATGAGACGGTAACTACTGAAGAAGACAATGCGATTACGATTGATGTTCTTGCAAATGATTCTGATCTCGATGGCGATGCATTAAGTATTGATGCTGCTGAGTTAACAAGTGGCCAAGGTTCTGTTGAGATCGTTGACGGTAAGGTTGTATTCACGCCTGCTGCGAACTTCAATGGCGAAGCAACAATCAGCTATACAGTGACTGATAGTAACGGTGAAACTGCTACCGCAGAGACAACAGTAAATGTCACCGCTGTTGACGATGAAACTGTCTTGACACTGAATGCAGTGGAAGTAACAGAAGATTCAACCGTCGCGGGTGATACGGTAGCGACCTTCAGCGCTTCTGATGAAGATGACACAGTAACCGTTGGCTTCACACCAGGTACGAACGACGATGGCTACTACGCAATTGACGGTACGAACGTTGTTCTTACGCCAGCAGGTGAAGCCTACCTAGATGCCGGTAACGAGTTACCAGAAATCAGCCTAACCACAAGTGGTTCTGATACAGATAAGACAGCGACGGCGACTCCGACAACGAACCTAGTGGATGATGAAACTGTCTTGACACTGAATGCAGTGGAAGTAACAGAAGATTCAACCGTAGCGGGTGATACGGTAGCGACCTTCAGTGCTTCTGATGAAGATGACACAGTAACCGTTGGCTTCACACCAGGTACGAACGACGATGGCTACTACGCAATTGACGGTACGAACGTTGTACTTACGCCAGCAGGTGAAGCCTACCTAGATGCCGGTAACGAGCTTCCTGAGATCAGCCTAACCACAAGTGGTTCTGATACAGATAAGACAGCGACGGCGACTCCGACGACGAACCTAGTGGATGATGAAACTGTCTTGACACTGAATGCAGTGGAAGTAACAGAAGATTCAACCGTCGCGGGTGATACGGTAGCGACCTTCAGCGCTTCTGATGAAGATGACACAGTAACCGTTGGCTTCACACCAGGTACGAACGACGATGGCTACTATGCAATTGACGGTACGAACGTTGTTCTTACGCCAGCAGGTGAAGCCTACCTAGATGCCGGTAACGAACTTCCTGAGATCAGCCTAACCACAAGTGGTTCTGATACAGATAAGACAGCGACGACGACTCCGACAACGAACCTAGTGGATGATGAAACTGTCTTGACACTGAATGCAGTGGAAGTAACAGAAGATTCAACCGTAGCGGGTGATACGGTAGCGACCTTCAGTGCTTCTGATGAAGATGACACAGTAACCGTTGGCTTCACACCAGGTACGAACGACGATGGCTACTATGCAATAGACGGTACGAACGTTGTTCTTACGCCAGCAGGTGAAGCCTACCTAGATGCCGGTAACGAGCTTCCTGAGATCAGCCTAACCACAAGTGGTTCTGATACAGATAAGACAGCGACGGCGACTCCGACGACGAACCTAGTGGATGATGCGTCCGAGTTAACGGCAGATTCGAACTCTGCGCAAGAAGATACAAGTATCACAGTATCAAGCGCGAATGGAGTGCTAGCGAATGACTCTGATGAAGATTCAGTACTCGAAATCGCGTCTTTCTCAGTTAATGGACAAAATGCATCCGCCGGTTCAACGCTTACTATTGCAGGTGTGGGGACGCTAACAATCGAGGCAAGCGGCGCGTACGAGTTCACTCCGGTCGATGACTGGTCTGGCACGGTTCCGCAAGTGACCTATACGACCAATACAGGCTCAGATTCGACGCTTGATTTGAACATTACGCCAGTTGCTGATGCACCGAGCCTGACAGTAACACTCGGTGATGCGACCTCTGGTGGCTCAACGGATACAACGTTAGATGCGAACAATGTAAGTGACTTAGGTAAAAATACGAATAACGAAGACGTTGAAACGAGAACGTTTGACTTCGGCAGTGAGAATGCAGGTAAGACAGTTACCTTGTCTTTCGACTCTGTCATTTCTGGTGGTTGGGAATCTAGCGGTACGTATGCTGATAGTTATGAAGTCTCTTCAAATGGTGAGTTGCTAGAAAGCTTTACCTATAGTCAGAGTAACGGCAGCAGTCAGTCGCAAAGTAATACCTATACAGTCCAATTGGACAGTGATGGTAAAGTTGCCATTGAATTTAATGTCGACAGCACTGGATCTGATGAAGAAGTTGATATTTCTAATATCCAAGCAACATTGACTTCGAGTAGTGATACGTTATACCCACTTACTATCTCTGCTGCTCAAACAGATGCAGACGGTAGTGAGACATTGACGTATAGCATTGCTGCATTGCCTGATGGCGTGACGCTACAGGATCAAAATGGCGATACTATTGAGCCTAATCAAGACGGTAGTTACACCTTGGTTGAAAGTCAGCTAAGTGGTCTTAATGTCGCTGTTGAAGAAGATGTTTCGACTGACGTCGATATTGCGGTTACTGTAACGAGCTCGGAAGGTGGTTCTAGCGCTGTAACGACTGAGACAGTAACAGTACCTGCTGGCAACGATGCTCCAACCATCGAGTTGGAGACTGGAGCGGATTCTGTATCGGTTTCCGAAGAAGGGTTGGCAGAAGGTAATGCTGATACAACAGGCAATACGGATTCAACCAACACTGTTACGGCAACAGGAAACTTTACGGTTTCCGATGAAAATGACGATTCGCTGACTGTTTCATTGGTCGCTCCAACGGGCTCGTACACATCAAATGGCGAAGCCATCGTGTGGAGCACGAACGATGAGGGTGATCTAGTTGGTTCTGCAAATGGCGAAACAATATTAACGGTTTCTCTTGGAGACGTAACAAATGGATCAGGTAGCTACACAGTTACCTTGTCTGGATCTCTGGACCATTCAGATACTTCGTCAGAAGATGTTGAAAGCATTCAGTTTGGTATCAAAGTATCAGATGGAACAGAAACGACTACTCAGAGTGTGACGGTTAATGTTGAAGATGATGCACCTGATTCTGTTACGACAACAGCCTCTTTAGAATTAGGGAACTCGGCAGCGTCTAGCTTTGCGGTTTCGTCCATCGAAGGTGGGTTGACATCGAGTAGTTTCACGAGTGCCTATAATTCAAATACAGATCAAACGAATACGGATAGCGATAGCCTAGTTGATGTTGTTGAGTGGGGTGATAACCACGATACGAGCAAATATAGCCTGTCTGATTCGGCTGATCAAAGCGAAGAATCAGTAGGCGAAAACTTTGTTATTGGCGAATTTACTCATGTAAATAAAGAGGTCAGTTCTTCATACAGTACGCTTGATACAACAACAATGACTTATACATTCGATATTGTCATCGATGGCGTAACTAAATCAGTAACCTTAGAAGTCGAGTTGGATCATACTGAGACATCTAATAGTGGCGGCTCGGATGCGGATACGGTTGTGATGGGCACCTTGCCTTCAACACAAGTTGAAGTGAACGGCGTTACCTATGACGTGTCACTGAGTGGATTTAAAGAGTCGTCTGGTAATATTGTGACAAGTTTGTCTACGGCTGAAAATGCGAGTCAAACCGCTTCTGTTGTCGCCAATGTTAGCGTGGCTTCTGGTAGTTCTGAGAGCAATGATGTATTGACCGGAACTCTTACTGTTGATGCTGGAGCGGACGGTGGAGCGGTAACGGCTGCAACGACCGAAGATACAAACGGTACCTTGGTTGTAAACGCGGATGGTAGTTATACCTATACGCCAAGTGAGACACTAACGTCGTCATTGGGATCTGGTGAAACTACGACTGTTTCTTACAGCTACAGCGTGGTTGACTCTGATGGTGATACGTCAACCAATACGTTAGAGATTACTGTTACTGGGTCTGAAGCAACGACGAGTACTAGCTCAGGACTATCTGCCGAGTTCTATAACTACTCAGGATATGGAGATTACGGCAATACGGATTCTATATCAGAAGCAGTAAGCATAATTTCTGATGCTAGTGAGCCAAATGCAACCTTTGTTGCGACTGAGGTTAATTATACTAAGAGTGATGGCGATCTAGGCGCATGGGGTAATTTAGAGGATTGGATTGGGGACGATTCAAGCTCGTTGACCTATAACGATCAGCAGCATACCGGTGACGCGGTTGTAAAAATGACGGGGTCGGTATCTCTAGATGCTGGAACGTATACAATCAAAGTCACTGCGGACGATGGCTACCAAATCAAAATTGATGGTGAAGTGGTTGCTGTTTACGATAGCAACCAAGGTACGACATCTCGTTACGCAACTTTCACGATTGATGATAGCGGTACTCATGATATTGAGATCGTCTACTGGGATCAGGGTGGTCAATACACACTAGCGGTCGAGTTAGCAGATGAATCTGGAAACTACGAATACCTAGGTAGTGATGCGTATCCAACATCTCATGAATCTTCTTCAACGGTTACGGATACGGGGTCCGATTCTGATTCTTCGACTGTCGTTGACGGGACGGATGTTGATTCTTTAGAAGATCGTATTAACGAGATCAATGATATTGATCGAGTTCAATCGAAACATGGCTCTATACAGGGAAGTGACGCGGATGAAGATCTACGTGGTTACGGTGGCGATAATTGGAGCTCTAAAGACTACATCGATGGTGGAGATGGCGATGATGTATTAATCGGCGGAGGCCATAAAGATACGTTAATTGGTGGTGACGGTGATGACTATCTGTTGGGCGGTTTGACGACTGGAGAAGACTGGAAGACCGATACCTTGACTGGTGGAGAAGGCGACGATGTCTTTATCTTGACAGATCATGGTCAAGCCAACGGTTGGAATGACTATGCGGATGACTTGATCACCGACTTCAACGCAGCAGAAGATTCGTTGGATCTTACCGATATCCTAGATGGATTGGATGACGCTCCGAATAGTAATGCTGATACGGATGCTATTTCAGACTTCTTGAATCAGCATGTAAGTGTTGAAGACGGAGCAGTGAAGATCGATGGCAATGATGTTGCAACCTTTGGGGATGATTCTGATTTTGATTCAAACCAAGATGGATCTGTTACGTCGAGTGACTCTGTAACGATTATCTTTAATGACCAAGAATACGTCATTAACATTGATGGTTAG